The Tautonia plasticadhaerens nucleotide sequence CATGGTCAGCTCCCGGCCGGGGGCGAGGTAGTCCCAGGCCACGGGGTCGAGCATATACAGGCCCATGCTCACCTGGAACGAGAACTCGGGCTTCTCCCGGTAACCGGCCAGGACGTGCGGGTCGTCGGCGAACTCCAGGACGCCGAAGTCGATCCGCACCGTGCGGGGGAACGAGGCGATCGTCGCCCTCGCCCCCTGGGACCGGTGGAAGGCAGCCATCCGGGCGAAGTCGAGCGTGGTGAGGATGTCGCCGTTGAGCACGAGGACCGGCTCCCTCGGCCGCTCGACCAGGACGAGCCCGCCCGCCGTGCCCAGGGGGGAGACCTCGCGCCGGTAGTCGACCCGGGTGCCGAAGCGCCGGCCGTTGCCGCAGAAAGCCTCGATCAGCTCGGTGAGGTAGCCGGTGATGATCGTCACGTCCCGGAAGTCGAACCGGGCCAGTTGCCGGAGCACGACCTCCAGGATCGGCATCGGCTCGGCCTCCCCCAGCGGCATCAGCGGCTTGGGGAAGACGTGGGTGAACGGCCGGAGCCTCGTCCCCTTGCCGCCGGCCAGTACGATCGCCTGCATGCCGATTGCCTCCGTCCGTGGAACTTGCCGATCTCTCGGGCCTCAGCCGGCCTTGCGGAGCGACCCCTTCGCCGGCCCCGATCCCGACCGCCGCTCCTCGGCGACCTCCTCGAACAGGGCGACCAGCCGGTCCAGGTGCGCGTCGAACGACTGGGCCTTCCCCAGTCGCTCGGCGGCTCCGGCCATCGCCCGGCGGCGGTCGTCGTCGCAGAGTTGATCGAGGGCATCCGCCAGCGCGTCGAGGTCGTCGGCCTCGGGCACGACATACCCTTCTCGCCCCGGGGTGACGACCTCCCCGGCGCCGTTGGTGGCGGTCGTCACCACGGGGAGCCCCCGTGAGAGCGCCTCGAAGACGACGAGCGAGCAGGGGTCGTAGTAGCTCGGCAGCACGAAGCAGTCGCTCCCGGCGAAGGCGGGGCGGACGTCGTCCATGAAGCCGACCAGGTGGACGTGCTCCTCCAGGCCCAGCGACCGGACCTTCCGCCGGTACGGCTCGATCTTCCCGCCGCCGCAGACGACGAGATGGACCGGCCGAGCGGCCGGGGCGTGGTCGAGCCTGAGCCGGAGGGCCTCCAGGAGCGGGTCGAGTCCCTTGAGCCTGAAGTTGTGGGCCAGGAACAGGGCGATCAGGTCGTCGGGACCCAGGCCGAGCCGGGATCGGAAGGCGAGGCGGGCCCCTACCGGGTCCTCGACGCGGAGTCGGTTCGCGTCGATCGCGTTCGGGATCACCCGGATCCGATCTCCGGGCACCCGATAATAGGTCTGCAAATGCTCTTGGACGAATTCGCTGACCGCGACCACCCGGGCGGCCCGGCTCGGGTCGTACTGCCGGCGCTCGATCGACCGATAGAGCCAGTCCTTCGGGTTGGCCCGCTTGCTGGCCGTGTAGAGCGACCGCCTCCAGCCGACCGGGAAGCGCCGGGCGTTGTGCTCCAGGCTGGCGGGGTGGACGCCCCCCTGGGGGATGATCACGTCATGGTGCCAGGTGTTGATGAACCCGATTGAGCAATCGAAGGTCGCCTCCCGCAGGGCCGCTTCCGAATTCCGGGCGAAGCTCAGGAGGCGGGCCCACCGCGTCGGGCCCGTCGCGGCGACGGGGACGACCCGGACCCCCCCGGCAAGCGCCCCCTCGGCGCAGGAGGAGGAGTAGAGGTCGACGCGGTGCCCCCGATCGACGAGCCCCCGGCAGAGGTCGGCGACATAAGTCTCGGCGCCTCCCCGGGACGGATCGACGCGCTGGAAATTGATCGCGAGATGCATCTCGAGCTCCCCGGCCTGGGCCTCGGCCTCAGCCGGCTCGGGCCTTCTTGCGGTTGTGTGACAGGTAGCGGGCCGCCCTCGCCCGGATCATCCGGAGTTCCAGGCCGGGGCCCGAGAGCCCCATGAGGCGGCGGTATCGGGCCCAGAAGCGGAGCCGGTCCCGGTCGTCGACCCCTTCGACTTCGACCGTGGAGAACAGCAATTGCGCCAGGTCCTTCCAGCGCCACCAGGGGGCCGAGGCCCGGTGGGTGGCCAGGCGGTGGAGGTCGATCAGGTAGAGCGGCGAATCGTCCCGGCCGAGGTCGACGTAGTAGTGGCAGAGGTACAGGTCCTTGTGGAAGGTGCTCGCGCCGTGCAGCCGGGCGGTCAGCCCGGCCATCGCCGAGACGAGGCGTCGCTTCCGGCGGTCGAACTCGCCCGGCGGGAGGCGGCGGGCCATCTCGGGGATCGCCTCGTGGAGCGGGAGGAAGCCGGTCAGCTCCTCGACCATCAGGTAGCTCTGGAAGCGTCCCCAGGGGCCGATGGATTCCCCCGCGGCGACTGGCTCGGGCACGAGCAGGCCGAGCTGCCGACCCCGGTGCAGGTGCCGCCACTCGGCCCCGGCCGGGGAGTGTCGGCCGTCGGGGTGGAGCAGGGCCGCGACCCGGGTCCCCCAGGGCAAGCGGTAATGCCGCTTGAGGTAGACCGTCAGCGGCCCGTCCGGGCCGTCGAACCGGACCCGGCAGGTGGATCGTCCCTGCTTGGCGTGCAGCCGGTCGTCGCTCCGCAACTGCATGACGGTCCCTTCGAGGTCGCCCGGGAGCCGATCCCGGTGCGCCTCCGACCGCCAGGTCCACCGCTCCCCTCGGGTGAGGCGCCGGAGGAACGTGCCGATCCGGCTGATCATTGGACGATCCCCTCCCAAGACTGCGGCCTCCGGAAGCGATAGACGCGGACGCCGATCTCGTCGTCCCCCTCGCGACCCGGGAAGGCGGCGACGGGCTCGGCGGCGTAGTCGAGCAGGGCGCCGAGCGTCTCGGCCCGGGCGCTGTCGGCGGTCAGCTCGTCGTCGCCGACGACGACGTAGGCGAGCCTCGCGTCGGTGAGCGCCTGGCGGATGTGCCAGGGGTCATACGAGCGAAGTCCCGAGACGAACGCCGCCCAGCCCCTCGTGTCCAGCACCGCCTCACCCGCCCCGGCCCGGTCGGCCAGCCAGAGCCCGGCGGCCTGGTGGCCCCAGCGGCTCGGGTGCCCCGGCTTGAGCTGGACCGCCACGCCCCCGATCGCGATCGCCGAGAGCGTCGTGATCGCCAGCCGACGACGCCGTCCCGCCCCCATCGCCAGCCGATCGGAGAGGAACCGGGCCAGGCCGATCGCCCCCGCCGCCGCCCAGGGGGTCGCGAGCAAGGCGAGGGTCGCGCAGTGTCGGTCCGACAGGTATCCGGCCCTCATGGCGTGTCGGATGAGCACGATCCCGTAGGCGATCGCGAGGCAGGCCGCCAGTTGTCGGGCCTCCCGGGAACGTCGAGGGCCCCGGTGATGCCAGGCCCCCCAGCAGGCCAGCGGGACCAGCACCCAGGCCGTCGCCTCGCCGATCCCCCGGGCCACCCGGATCGAGGCCGGCGCCGGTCCGAGCCGGCCCGGCGCGTCCGATTCCTCCTTGGGGGAGAAGTCCCACCTCGGGTCGTCCAGCCCCCGGGGGACCCAGTGGGGGACGCTCCTCGCCACCCCGGTCCCGTCGCCGAGGCCGGTGGCGTACCGCATCGAGAGCTTCTCGGAGATCGTCCCCTTGATCGCCGCGTACGAGCCGACGCAGGCGACCAACGGGGCCGAGATTGCCGCTGCGAGGAGGAGGCGGCGGGGGAGATCGGGAGGGATTTCAGGCTGAGGCGCTGAGGCGCGGAACGGAAGACGAGAGAAGATCCGATGTTCACGCTCTCCTCGCCCTTCTCTTCTCTGCGGCTTTGCGCCTCTGCGAGAGAGCCCTCCTCCGACGACGCCCAACGCGATCACCCCCGGCACCAGCGCCACCTCCGGCCTGGCCAGGAAGCCGATCCCCGCGATCGCCCCCGAGCCGACGGCCGCGAGCACGCCCCCGGTCGTCGCGGCCCGAGTCCCCAGGGCCAGCGCCCCGGCGACGCAGAGCAGGGCGGTCGCGTCGCTGAGCGTGTCGTGGCCGATCCTCCCCGAGATCGGCAGCAGGGCGAACAGGAGGCTCGCCAGCAAGGCCGGGCGACGGCCGACGACCGTCCGGGCGAACCCGAAGAACGGGAGGACCGCCGCGACCATCGCCAGCGCCGAGACCCCTTGAGCGGCGACCCGCCAGGAGCCCGGCCCTTCGCCAATCATCGGGGCGATGAACGGCTGTGCGACCGCGATCAGGGCCGGATAGAGCGGGTGCTGGTCGGCGCGGCGGACGACGTCGGCCCAGGGCTGTTCGCCGAACTCTCGGGCGATCCGGATGAACTTTAGGCCGTCCTGGGAGGGGAGCGGGGTCCGGATCATCCCCACGACGTGGAGGACCGCCGAGAGGACGAGGATCCCAATCAGTGCCCGATCTCGGCGGATCATCGCCCCGCCCTCCGTGACCCCTTGCGATGCGCGGTCCGCTCCCTGGGCCGCGGGCCGGATTGTGGGGGGGGACCGGATTCGGGTCAAGGCCAGTCACTCGGCCGACCGACTCACATCCCGCCGGGCGATCGGCCCGCCGGCAGGCCCGGGGGCGGTCGATCCGGGATCGACCCGCACTGAGGGGGCCGTGATCCGGCGATCGGCCACCGATCGCCAGAGATCCGCCAGGCTCTCCTCGAAGCCGATCCGGGGGGCCCAGCCGGTGTCCCGGGTCATTGCGCCGAGGTCGGCCCTCGAATCGGTCGGCCCGGAGGGATTCGACCCGGCCTCGACCGTCACCCGAAGGCCGCTCAAGGCGATCAGGCGGTCGAGGCCCTCGGCGATGCTGCGGGACACCCCGGTGCCGACCGGGTAGATCCGCCCGGCCCTCCCCCGGAGTGCGAGCGCGACCAGGGCCGACGCCACGTCCCGGGCGTCGATGAAGTCTCGGCGGGCGTCGAGGTTCCCGGTGCGGAGCACCCTCGGATCGGGGCCCGGCTCTGCGAGCGCGGCGGCGAACCGGCCGAACGCCTGGCCCCCGGGCGTCCCCGGGCCGATCGGGTTGAAGACGCGGGCCACGATCCCCTCGACCGGCCCGAGCCGGGCGGCCGTGAGGCGAGAGGCGAACCACTTGCTCAGGCCGTAAGGGCCTTCGGGACGGCAGGGGGTCCGCTCGTCGACCGGGAGCCTCGATGCGGGCACCGGCCCCAGCTCGGCGGCCGACCCGGCGGCCACGACCCGACAGGGGGCGCCGAGGGCGTCCAGGGCGTCCAGCAGCGCGGCGGTCCCGCCGACGTTCGACCGGTAGAACGAGGCCGCGTCGGCCGGGGGCGTCCGGCCCCCGAGGTGGAAGACGACTTCGGGCCGGGCCGAGGCCACGGCCCGGCGGAGGCTCGGAGGATCTTCCAGGTCGGCGGGGAGGAAGGCGTCCGGCGGCCAGCCCTCGGGGAGGCGTCGGCCGATCGCCACCACCTCGACGCCGGGGCCGGGCGATGGCCCCAGCACCCCCAGCAGGTGTCGGCCGAGGAACCCCGAGGCCCCCGAGACGAGCCAGACCGGCATCGGCGATCCTCCCGGTTGATCGGACAGGCAGGTCAGGCGGCCTGGT carries:
- a CDS encoding sugar phosphate nucleotidyltransferase, whose translation is MQAIVLAGGKGTRLRPFTHVFPKPLMPLGEAEPMPILEVVLRQLARFDFRDVTIITGYLTELIEAFCGNGRRFGTRVDYRREVSPLGTAGGLVLVERPREPVLVLNGDILTTLDFARMAAFHRSQGARATIASFPRTVRIDFGVLEFADDPHVLAGYREKPEFSFQVSMGLYMLDPVAWDYLAPGRELTMPELLEAMRADGHPVHCFRQDCTWLDIGRHDDYAAANEIFEARRREFLVAPDRPQLKIG
- a CDS encoding lipopolysaccharide kinase InaA family protein, encoding MISRIGTFLRRLTRGERWTWRSEAHRDRLPGDLEGTVMQLRSDDRLHAKQGRSTCRVRFDGPDGPLTVYLKRHYRLPWGTRVAALLHPDGRHSPAGAEWRHLHRGRQLGLLVPEPVAAGESIGPWGRFQSYLMVEELTGFLPLHEAIPEMARRLPPGEFDRRKRRLVSAMAGLTARLHGASTFHKDLYLCHYYVDLGRDDSPLYLIDLHRLATHRASAPWWRWKDLAQLLFSTVEVEGVDDRDRLRFWARYRRLMGLSGPGLELRMIRARAARYLSHNRKKARAG
- a CDS encoding glycosyltransferase family 4 protein, which translates into the protein MHLAINFQRVDPSRGGAETYVADLCRGLVDRGHRVDLYSSSCAEGALAGGVRVVPVAATGPTRWARLLSFARNSEAALREATFDCSIGFINTWHHDVIIPQGGVHPASLEHNARRFPVGWRRSLYTASKRANPKDWLYRSIERRQYDPSRAARVVAVSEFVQEHLQTYYRVPGDRIRVIPNAIDANRLRVEDPVGARLAFRSRLGLGPDDLIALFLAHNFRLKGLDPLLEALRLRLDHAPAARPVHLVVCGGGKIEPYRRKVRSLGLEEHVHLVGFMDDVRPAFAGSDCFVLPSYYDPCSLVVFEALSRGLPVVTTATNGAGEVVTPGREGYVVPEADDLDALADALDQLCDDDRRRAMAGAAERLGKAQSFDAHLDRLVALFEEVAEERRSGSGPAKGSLRKAG
- a CDS encoding NAD-dependent epimerase/dehydratase family protein produces the protein MPVWLVSGASGFLGRHLLGVLGPSPGPGVEVVAIGRRLPEGWPPDAFLPADLEDPPSLRRAVASARPEVVFHLGGRTPPADAASFYRSNVGGTAALLDALDALGAPCRVVAAGSAAELGPVPASRLPVDERTPCRPEGPYGLSKWFASRLTAARLGPVEGIVARVFNPIGPGTPGGQAFGRFAAALAEPGPDPRVLRTGNLDARRDFIDARDVASALVALALRGRAGRIYPVGTGVSRSIAEGLDRLIALSGLRVTVEAGSNPSGPTDSRADLGAMTRDTGWAPRIGFEESLADLWRSVADRRITAPSVRVDPGSTAPGPAGGPIARRDVSRSAE
- a CDS encoding glycosyltransferase family 39 protein, with product MIRRDRALIGILVLSAVLHVVGMIRTPLPSQDGLKFIRIAREFGEQPWADVVRRADQHPLYPALIAVAQPFIAPMIGEGPGSWRVAAQGVSALAMVAAVLPFFGFARTVVGRRPALLASLLFALLPISGRIGHDTLSDATALLCVAGALALGTRAATTGGVLAAVGSGAIAGIGFLARPEVALVPGVIALGVVGGGLSRRGAKPQRREGRGEREHRIFSRLPFRASAPQPEIPPDLPRRLLLAAAISAPLVACVGSYAAIKGTISEKLSMRYATGLGDGTGVARSVPHWVPRGLDDPRWDFSPKEESDAPGRLGPAPASIRVARGIGEATAWVLVPLACWGAWHHRGPRRSREARQLAACLAIAYGIVLIRHAMRAGYLSDRHCATLALLATPWAAAGAIGLARFLSDRLAMGAGRRRRLAITTLSAIAIGGVAVQLKPGHPSRWGHQAAGLWLADRAGAGEAVLDTRGWAAFVSGLRSYDPWHIRQALTDARLAYVVVGDDELTADSARAETLGALLDYAAEPVAAFPGREGDDEIGVRVYRFRRPQSWEGIVQ